ACATCGTCCTTGCCGTCTTTGTATACTTCCTGATCCCCGAGACCAAAAAGGTTCCCCTCGAGGAGATGGACGTGCTCTTTGGCGGCGTCAACCACGTCGACCAGGGCGCCGAGAAGCTTGGTCTCGACGACAACAAGGCCGTCACCACCGTCCAGATGGACGAGGAGACTGCCGGCAGTGCCACCCCAACGGGCGACCGTACCCCCCACCGGACTGATTCAGGATTGTATACGTTAGGGCTGTGTTAATGGCCGAATCGGGAAACGGGGAAAACTCAGCCGGTCAGCAGTGCTACGGTACGTTGACTAACGACTATGCCAAAGGGCCAGTCCCAGCCAATCAACTCCATCCTTTGGTGATTGGGACTTGGCCAAGCCATCTTAAGCTTTGATCTTATGAGGAATGAGGAGCTTGCGTTTATCCGGAAGCGGGTTTCTGACGCGCGACTATGCCAAGACATGACCTTACTGAGATGGACGCAGGCGAGCCGCAGGGTCTAGACTCTTGAACTGCCGTTGTTATTCTTTTGCTGAGTGGGCGGTGTGAGACTGGGGTAGGAGGACGAGAGTCATGATGCTACAGTGTACCCAACCAATAATTACAAGTTTTCAAAAAAGTCTTACCCCGGACTCGAAGGGTGGTAGTGGTCGCCcgttggccaaggccggcagcTGAGGGCTAGAACAAGAACAGCGAGTGTCATGCAGTCATCAATCAAATTTGCCCACAATTATAAACATTCTTGGCACTGCTACATTTTAGTCAAGGTCGCACTGAACTCAAAGTGTTATTGCAGTTGGCACAAAGAGCACGCGCAGTCTGACAGGTGATGTGTATGTAAATGTAACATAGCAACAACGCCTGGTAATAGTGGCAAAGCAGGGCCGAGGCGCAGTCACTTTTGGGTTCTGTGACTTGTGCCATGTAATTGGTGGACTCGGGCGGATAGGATGCCGGCCTGACTATAGCTCCGGGCTAGGGGTCGTGGTAGTTGAGGAGACGATGCTGAAAATAGTCCATGTTTAGGGTAGCGAGTGGCAGGCATCATGTGTAATTCCATATTCACTCGGTAATACCATGGAACCCTGTATCTAGACCGAAAGGTTCGGTAAGGCTTCGATAGCTCATGGGGAATGCCTTCCTCTTCCAGTTTGAAGCTGAGCCTGTTCGACAAGGGCTATATAAGACGGGCTCCTCGACCCTCTGGCAAAAGATCAGATTCTACTTTTTCCAGCAGCCCCAGCAGTACTCTCGAGCAGCTACTAGTCTAGATTCTAGAACTCCAGCAAATAAACCGAGTCTTTACTTCCCCTCAGTTCAACAATCTTTCAAGATGCAGCTCATCATCTTCCTCACtgccgccctggccgccgtTGCCCAGGCCGCCGACGTCTGCGGCGCCTCTGGTTCCAGCTGCGGCGGCACCCTCCGCTGCTGCAACGGCATCGCGGCCGGTTCATGCTGCCGCTTTGGCGCTTCCACCTCGGTGCGCTTCACGCTGCCCGCGAacaggtacgtacctagtTATTTCCCCTCCCAATTAGCGAGcgagaaaataaaagaaaaaaaggaaagattGTTTGAACTGACCTTCTCGTCCCTACCTTcaccaaacaaacaaaacaacagcCGTGGCCAAGCCTACACCAACGGCGACTGCACCGGCAATTCGTTGACCTTTAGCACGGCCAACGCCGGCACCTTCTGCCTCGCCTGGACCGGCCGTGGCTCCGGCCGCTGGCTCGAGGGCCGCTCGCTGGTCAAGGTCCGCAGCGACGGCACCGAGGCCAGCGCCCAGGAGGAGTGCGAGGAGCCCAACGCCTTTTACAACGAGCAGGGCATGGAGATCACCGCCCGTGATGCTGCACTTCTCGACCAGGAGTAAGGGGGAGGGTGCGGGCGATTGAACATATGCTTGGCTGCACTGAAAGGTGCTGGCGAGTTCTGCTGCGGTTGACAAGAGGAAAACGAAATAGAACCCCTGCCGCGGGTTGCTActattctagaactagttgcCATCCTCCTACCTCTCTTTACCCACTTTTGTACCAAAACGTTGGGTTCTTCTTTGTCTTTCATTTTCCGTTTCAGCTCGAAGCTAGGGCCCGGCTTCTCGGGTTGAACACGTCCGTCCTTCTTTTCTGTCTCTTTGATAGACAATAAAACTCCCTGAGCTCAAGGTGTCATGGTTCCGTGGCGAGTGGTAAAAGTGACATGCCACTTGATTGGTCTTCTACACGTTACTTGGCATGGACTTGTTTTGAGTTTTGGGTGGGGGGTATCTACCCGGGGCCACACCGCCACAGACAGCATCGACAACAACACATGGTCAAGCGGGTTGGgtacaaaagaaaaccctGCATATTGAACGCAGCTTGACTGACTCGAGAGCAAAAAAGTCGACCCAGACGGGACTCGAACCCGCAATCTTCAGAGACAAGAAATCGGTGCGCCGAAATCTGACGCGATACCATTTCGCCACCAGGCcgtgttgtttttatcttggtATGAGTTCAAATCGGGGCTCGGCCAGTGTAGTTAAGTCAAGTCACAGAATCGCACCACCAGTATAAGAAAGACATCCCCCTTATATTCGTCCTATATGCATTTGCTGGTCTGCAGTAGATGATTAAAAAAAGATTCAAGGGtataagaaaagaaaatgtaCAAATGAAATAAAACCAATGCAACCATAAAAGAACGTTGAACAACTCTTCCTACCAGACGGCAGACACTCCCAAGGTGAAAAGgtaaaaaggtaaaaagaaaaagaaagaatatacaagaaaaaaaaacataaaacACATAACCACATAACCACCCACTATTGGGCGTTGTTGAGGTTGTCCATAAAGGTTCCGTCCTTGAAGGGGACGGTGGCGGCGCCAAAGTCGGCGTTCTGCAGGGCGGACCTCATGGCGGCGGGCATGGCGTCCCAGTCCATGATGGGCTTGGTGTAGCCCCTGGTGTCGCCGGTGAACTGCAGCTCGTGGTTGGTGGGGAAGTTGGTAAAGTACTCGCACAGGACGTTGGTGCCGTCGGTGGGGACGCTGGTCGTCTTTTTGTACTTGCCGTGGCCCGAGGCGGCGCCGTTGGTGAGGGTAGTCATGGTGGGGTCGGTGCAGACGACGATGTTCTCCCAGTCGTGCCGGTGCGCGCCGATGGTGTCGCTCCTCGGCTGGTCCTTGGGCATGTACCACGAGTACATGATGCACAACTTGCCCTGCACCGTGCCCGCGCGCGCGTACGTCTGCCCGCGGTAGGGGTCGCCGCAGTTGGAcctctcgccgccgccgggcttGAGCCCCCCGCTGATGTTGCCCTGGTCGTCCACCGCCGTGTACGGCTCGCAGCCGCTGGCGATGCGGATCTTGGGGCTGAAGCGCGCGATGGCCGCCCCGATCGCTCCGCCCTGCACCGTCTGCGGGTCCGGCGAGAGGCTGTCGTGGTTGACGATGGCGCGCCGATCGAGCGCGTGCCGGCTCGACGCGTTGGTGCCGTCGCTCTCGACGGGGAAACCCACTGCCAGGttggcgagggcgaggattATGGTGGCGAATGACTTCATTGTGAATTTTGTGATGGGTGTGGGAGATTGTGTAGGTTCCAAAGATCCGTGGATGAATTATAATTTAATGAACGAGTGTGGTGGAAGAGTTGGGGGAAATGTTTATTAAAAGGTATGCAAGATGCTCTTGTCCGGGCGACGAGGGTGAGGAACAAGACCTCTGAGATGAACCACTCCGGGTGGCGATTCCGTCGATTTAAATAACTAATCCAAACTTCCAAAGTTCTCGGTAGGCCGCCGACCAAAAACATAGCAATCCAACCCATGATACTGTACCATTTCCCGAGTTGCGTCCGTAGTACCGGCGGGTGAACTTCGCGAAATCACCCAACTCCTCTGGTGTGGTGTCGCCACGGCTTCAGGGGTAAACAAGAAATGTCCCCACGGTATCCACAAACAACCGAGAGCTGGAGGGTGCCCAAAGCCACTATCTTGAACGACTCCCGACTCCCGAAGCATTGGTTGTGGATACCCGGGGTTTGGAGTTGCAATTCTGCAATTCTGCTTTCGTTTTCGCCTGACCGTGTCTGACCATCGTATCCAAACAAGAGAGAGGCCGCCGGGGTCGTCAATCTGTGAGGATCGTGGGAGGACGTCTTGGACCAGAGTTCACCAAGGTCTTGGGGAGTTCCCATTCCAGGACAGTAAAGTTTCGAAAACGCCAACAGTTCACCCTCGCAAAAATAGCAAGGTAGCATGGATCTCATCATGGTTTTCGACCCCGCAAACCTAAGCGAAGTGTCAAATTTCAAGAAAGGGATTTTTATGCAACAATCAACATCATCAAGGCTAGCTGCACTGGGCCAATTCAACGGTAACTCGACTTCACTGTGCCCTCCGGATATAGAAACCAAACCTTTGGGGCCCCATTCGTTTGCAGCAAACGCAAGAAAACCATATTCAAATTTCGCCAGAGTTCGCCACCACTGTCGGTTGCACTTACCACCCAATGCTACGAAAGACTGGTTTCACGGGGATCATGCTGGAATAAATGCAGCGCGTATGACGGAAGAGTGCCTATGCATCATCTGTAAATCCATTAACATTAACGCTTTAAGATTGCACATCATTTTGATAAGAGCGCCCTTCTATGGTTTGTATCGCATCGAAACCACCCCTGCGCGCTTTTTGGGGGGGATCGCACACCAAGCTTCAGACCATGCTGCTTAATTAACCCTCTGCCGCTATGACAGCCGAGATGGGAGCCAACTCCGCATGGTGAGACGCTACGCAATTGGTCGTTATCGCATTCATCCGTTTTGTTGCCAAGTCTCTACTGCCGCACGATGAACGAACCGCCCGTTCAACTAAGCTATTTCGGGGCATCTATTTACAAGATATATCTACCTACTCTTTTGGGCCAAATGATCAACCACTTCTCCGGAATTGTTAATCATGTTCGCTGATCTCCCACCAGCCCACGTGAACAGGCTCCGGAATATTTGTGCATGACACATTAATCTTGGCATGGGAGACCCTGTTTGGAAATCCGTCAATTTACATATTTCAGCACCTGGGAGGTTTTGTGCAAGAGTCAGTCAGAAGCCCAACCCGGAAATGATAGCCACACGCTATTGGAGAAACAGCAATATTTGGACCAAATTGCCACCCTACCAGTGCTCGTGATGCGTAGCGACCCCTTGAACTGAGCCCGAAAGAAGAAATACGATCGGACCCGATACCGAACGGCCAGAGGATGAGGTAGTACTGCAGCGGGGAGACGACTGTCGACATGGCCTTGCCGATAGATGTGCCGCGTGGCCATTCAAACCAAAGGAGACGCGCTAGTACACCTACACTCATCGGTCATTTACGAGCAGAGGCGGGGTGTTACTTTGGAGGATACCTGGCTTTGCTACTGTTTAATCTCTGGGCCGACGGGTCAATTGTAAACTGAGCTGTGTCAACAGGGAGGAATTAATCCGTGCTCAATTGTCAACTGAGCTGTGTCGAAAGGGGGGAATCAATCCGTGCAGCCATGTGCGGCCACCTGCACCACGGTCAAAATCGCGAAAAACTCTAGGGAGTAGAGACGTGCAAAGTACCGTATCACAGCAAATGCTAACTAAGCTTACTATGGTAGATCCTGACGTGCCATGGGATCCTTGAGTGCCGACCCACAATGTCCAGGAAGTGCTCTGTAACCTTGAGGGCGCACGAACCAAAAAAGGTGCGCGGGCTCGGAATCCGGTCCCGAACATTACTAGCTGACCCTTTGCATTGACGCTGATCATGTCTAGGTTTGTAGATTATTGCACTTAAGGATTTTGATTGAGTTTCCCCATGTGCTCGAGTAATTTAATCCAGGAGCTTATCGTGTTTTTTTATACGGGAGCGCATATTGCGTGCCGAGATTATTTGATAATAATGTCGTCTTTGCAGCTTACTCCACGTCCCAAGCCCCATGACGCATTTCTCAAGACAAGTTCAACTAAAGTAGCCAACTGCTCGATTTTGTTTGTCTGAGGGTCCAACGTAACTTTGGTCGTATCACCGCCTCCTTCGACAAGAGAATGTGGCACCGTGTTTACGTGGTAGTCTGGTCACAACCGCCCCAGCTCCTGTTTTCGCTTGTTTAACCGAAAGAACCGGCACACCTATCCACGCCATGAGCTGGAGGCACGTGCTAAAACCCACCGAGATTCTCCGTGGCTGAGTGGATTTGTCCAAGCTCCTCACCGCTGTGCCAACTGAATGCTACCTTTTTGCAAGCACGCAATTCCACTTGATGGCGTTGGGCCCGAACGTTACCGACTAGATCTAACCAAGCAACCCCGTCATCTGGATTGCGTATTCTCCGGCCCATCGTCTGATAAGAAATCTTGGAACAGAAGAAATAGCCGCATCTAAGTGGGCGCGAAAAGTACCAGAAGGGGGAACATCGGGTACAGGTCCCTCAAGTTCATAGCAGCAGCGGTAATCTCCGCATTTTCAATGCATCCGCTAGTGTGGCAGACGATATATGGTATCCCGGATGGATCCATAGCTGGCAGGGTGTACGAAGTACAAGCCCGCAGAGCCTCCAATCTCATATACGTAGGGCAAAGGGGTGGTAGCAACCCGTTGTGGAACCGTATATGCAAGATGCTTAGAACGGCTTGAACAGCTACTACGGTTGCACCCAAGAGCCTCGAGACCCGCTTGACGGCGTCATCTCATGGTCGCTTTGAGAATGCAGTCGAGACTCTAGAGTAACATGCCCTCCTTTCGGGGTGAGAGATAGGCCCACTATTATTTAGCTCCAGTCATTCACAGCTGAAATGCGCTTGATACTGTTCAGAACCAAAGTAACAAGGGGCGgtgaggaaagaaaaaagaaaaagaaaacaggcgAGCGCCCTGAGGCCGGGCTCAGACATAGCATAGACGACAAGGGCAGTGGAGCTGTACGGAACTCGAGGATCCCCGCTGATTTGGCGCGGCGGATCGGGGGTCGTGAAATGTGCTGAATGAGTGGAAGTGATCCCAAGCTTGAAAACCGAGGCGCAAAGGACCTAGGTGAAATTCTATAATCACTGTTGTATATGTACCCGTGGAGACAGTCTCCGCCTTTGCCAATGCCAATGTCGGCACTTGATCTTGGCATGGCGTCCCTTGGCTTCCGTCGCATTGGCAGAGGATATTCCCTTCGGCCGCATTCTTGGCAGCACCAGGGGAGTGCCTCTGATCATGTAGAGGAACCTGGCCGAGTAAAACTTTTGGCTGGACACTTTGAAGCCCTGCCggctttttgtttgtctCCCTACGTGCCCCAGAGTGCAGTAATGCCTTTATAACTTGGCGGACTGTAGTAGCTGTGATGCTGATTGTTTCGATTTCACTCGCGGAAATTACCCAGTATTGTGGACTTGGATCTGACTGGTGGCTGATTATTCGAGAATATAGTTTAGTGTCCTTTGTACTATTGATGTCTCTAAATGCAGCGCAAGCTTGTTAAATTCAGGCTTGACTTTTCTCTATAGAATATTTCATAAACTGCTTTTAGACTAGTTGCTGGGTAGAATCTTTGCTGGAAAATCTGGAATTGTTTAGTCCAGGCAATATATAGAAGCGATATGCGGTCTCATTTGTACCATCTGTCCAATCCTTTAAGTCACGATCCTAAACATATCGGGCTGATTTGATGACTTCTGAGCCCGCTGACCTGGGTTGGATTACAATGCGAGAGAGAATGAAATTCTCGGATCAACAATCAGTTTTGAGACATCCACAGCACAGTTCCCATATCATTGACGTCAAAATGCAGCCTGTTGAGTTGTTGTGTTTGTAAAGAAAGGGGTAAGTCATGCCAGGTCCAAAGTAGAAACGAATTCACTGCGTGAACCCATCAAAGGTCAACGCAGCCGAAAAGAATGTCGAGAAACCAAAACCAACAAAAGTCCGACTCTCCTTTTCCACCACCACAAAAGGCCTTTTCTCCGAACCACATCCCCCATCCCACTCGAAGAGTTCCCTTTCCCCCCACCCGAGACGCCAAAAGACTCAGGGCCGCTGGGAGCACTGCAGCGGGTTGCACGAGGTGCCGCACATGCACCTGTTGGTGTCGGAGTTGCACATGCCGAAGCCGCCGGTGCTGGAGCAGCAGCTGGTGACGCCGCCGGAGCAGCTAAAGGCGGAGCCGCAGTTGCAGGCGCGGCGGGCGAGCTCCGAGCGGCCCTCGAGGCCGGTGCTGGCGTCGAAGCGGGCCTCGATGGTGCCCGGTGGGCTGGCCACGGCGGCGCTGCTGGCCAGGGTGGCGAGGGCGAGGG
The Pyricularia oryzae 70-15 chromosome 1, whole genome shotgun sequence DNA segment above includes these coding regions:
- a CDS encoding necrosis and ethylene inducing peptide; the encoded protein is MKSFATIILALANLAVGFPVESDGTNASSRHALDRRAIVNHDSLSPDPQTVQGGAIGAAIARFSPKIRIASGCEPYTAVDDQGNISGGLKPGGGERSNCGDPYRGQTYARAGTVQGKLCIMYSWYMPKDQPRSDTIGAHRHDWENIVVCTDPTMTTLTNGAASGHGKYKKTTSVPTDGTNVLCEYFTNFPTNHELQFTGDTRGYTKPIMDWDAMPAAMRSALQNADFGAATVPFKDGTFMDNLNNAQ